A single genomic interval of Halalkalicoccus subterraneus harbors:
- a CDS encoding phosphate ABC transporter substrate-binding protein PstS family protein yields the protein MAHDSGYQVDSVSRRKFLLSSGAVGATALAGCSSDANDGGGGGGGDGNGSGNGNGSGDGGGDGSQNLSGDIRISGSSTVYPVAQEVTRLFQEENSDVSFNLTRDGSGGGFENVFIPGDSDLNNASRPIEEGELQRCRDNGFEPVEFFIAQDALTVVVNNEADFIDSISLEDLETIWSAESAPESWSDVNSDWPDEPFDLYGPASTSGTYDYFIEAVLGEDGQIRDDFEGTEEDNLIAQGVSGNEYAFGYLPFAYYTNNPDSVKALTLSEGGGDPVEPSLEGAQSGDYPLARPLFFYGNMNMIQEKEHLQAFLEFYINEGDEDYIADDIGYVPSSDEMVQNNLDALEQATAGEYEYSA from the coding sequence ATGGCCCACGACTCAGGGTATCAGGTCGATTCGGTATCGCGGCGAAAGTTCCTCCTCTCTTCGGGTGCCGTCGGGGCGACGGCGCTCGCGGGATGTAGTTCGGACGCGAACGACGGTGGCGGCGGTGGCGGTGGTGATGGCAACGGGAGCGGTAACGGAAACGGGAGCGGAGACGGGGGCGGAGACGGTTCCCAGAACCTCTCGGGGGACATCCGGATCTCCGGGAGCAGCACGGTCTACCCGGTCGCCCAGGAGGTCACTCGGCTGTTTCAGGAGGAGAACTCCGACGTGAGCTTCAACCTCACCCGCGACGGCAGCGGCGGCGGGTTCGAGAACGTCTTCATCCCCGGCGACAGCGACCTCAACAACGCGAGCCGCCCGATCGAGGAGGGAGAGCTCCAGCGGTGTCGCGACAACGGGTTCGAGCCCGTCGAATTCTTCATCGCACAGGACGCGCTGACCGTGGTCGTGAACAACGAGGCCGACTTCATCGACTCGATTTCGCTGGAGGATCTCGAGACCATCTGGTCGGCCGAGAGCGCGCCGGAAAGCTGGTCCGACGTCAATTCCGACTGGCCCGACGAGCCCTTCGACCTCTACGGTCCCGCGAGCACGTCGGGGACCTACGACTACTTCATCGAGGCCGTTCTGGGCGAGGACGGGCAGATCCGCGACGACTTCGAGGGCACCGAGGAGGACAACCTCATCGCGCAGGGCGTTTCGGGCAACGAGTACGCGTTTGGCTACCTCCCCTTCGCCTACTACACGAACAACCCCGACAGCGTCAAGGCGCTGACTCTCAGCGAGGGTGGCGGCGATCCCGTCGAACCGAGCCTCGAGGGCGCCCAGAGCGGTGATTACCCGCTCGCGCGCCCGCTGTTCTTCTACGGGAACATGAACATGATTCAGGAGAAAGAGCACCTCCAGGCGTTCCTCGAGTTCTACATCAACGAGGGCGACGAGGACTACATCGCCGACGATATCGGCTACGTCCCGAGCAGCGACGAGATGGTCCAGAACAACCTGGACGCCCTCGAACAGGCGACCGCCGGCGAGTACGAGTACAGCGCGTAG